CCGCAGGATCTCGATCAGCGTCCAACAACGCTGCAGCCGGTGCTGGGTCTGTCTGCGGACGACGCTCTCGGCGGGCCAGATCTGCTGCGAACCGCCGTAGAGCGGCGCGGCTCCCGGCTCGGTCTCCAATTCGACCTGCCATGGCCCTCGACCACCGCGAAGGTCGGGCTCGGCCAGCAGCATGGTGTTGGGCGAGGAGGTCAGCTCACCGACCAGGGTGCGGTATCCGATAGAGGCGCGGTGCGCGTGCTCGGCTCCGGCCACTTCGATCGGGAAGGTGAGGCTTCCGTCCGGATCGGTCAGGAACTCGAGTCTGCTCGCCGTCTCGGCGGCGAACTGTTCCGGCAGGTCCCCCGAGGGTAGGAGCGTCTCGACTCGATCCGCAGGCAGTAGCGCGCAGCGCAGCAGGAACGGTCCTGGCGGGGAGCCGGCGGCCGGATCGGACCGAGGTTCGGCCACCTGCCGTTCGCCGAGGACGTCGAAGTTCCGCCGGTCGCCCGTGGTCTGTTCGCGGAACGCGCCGCCCGCCTCTGCCTGGCCGACGATGTCCTGTTGCCAGCCCAGATCGGGCCTGACACGGGTCTGGCGGAGTCGGACCAACACCCGATACAGCGCAAGCCGGTCGACGGGCCCTCGAATTTGGATCCCGGCTCCGGTCCCCGGTCCGGTCAGCAGCACACCCGCGTGGTTCTCGACCACCGTCAATGGGTAGCCGCCATCCCGCAGCAGTCCATTGAGCTGGTTCTCGTTGAGAACCTCCTCGGCTGCCATCCGAGCCAATGGGGCCGGTCTCAGCGCGTCCGGCCGAGGAATGCTCGGTCCGGTGTTCTCAGGCCCGACCTCAGCGGCCGAGTGCCCCCATGACATCAGGAGCCCGTCCTGATCTATCACGCGCGCATGCCTCCCCCACTGGATCCGCGACAGCGGTTGTCACGCGAAGGTGCATTGTCGCAACGGATCGCAGCGGAGTCGAACCTGCTGGGTAAGCAGGCGACCACCCAGTGGAATGAAACGCGACGCACCTCCCCGTCGATACGAATGCGGATAGTGGCCAGTTTGACTCATACGGGTGTATGGCGGAACAACAACGCTCACCCGACATGACACAAGCGTGCGCGCCGGAATCCAACACCGTTTTCACATTCCGCAACCACTCGAACGCCGAAAGCATCCGGGCCGATGCGAATCGTCTTTCGCCAGATCTCGGCACGGCGGGCCGACGGCCATTGGCGGCCGCCGACCCGTTATGCCCCGGCGAAGGCGAGGTACCGCAGGGCGCATTCACCCCGGGGTGATACGACATTCGGACTAACGCATTCGATCGAATGCGCCAAACCGGAATTCGCCGGAAGCGCCGATTGCCGTGATTCCCGGCGAATACGGTGTTCGTGGACGATCAGGACCGACTCCGGGCAGGCGCTCCCGATTACAAGCCCGCGACCGCCGTCGAGATCGGTGTCCGGCCACCCACCAACTCCGCGGTCACGCCGCCGAGGGTGGGCCTGTCCAACAGCTCCAACAGCACGGCGGCGACATCGTCCCTGGGAACCGCGCCCGCCGCCACCGACGGCGCGAGCTCGATCAAGCCGGTGCCGGGATCATCGGTCAACGATCCCGGCCGAAGCGCGATCCAGTCGAGATCCTTGGTGCGAAGTTCCTCCTCCGAGGCCTTCTTCGCGCGGAGATAGGCCGCGAACACCGGGTCGATGCCCGGATCGTCTGCACGATCCGCCCCCATCGAGCTGACCAGCAGGTATCGGCGTACCCCTGCCCGCACCGCCGCATCGGCCAACAGCACTGCGGCCGCCCGGTCCACCGATTCCTTGCGCGCCGCCCCGCTTCCCGGCCCGGCGCCCGCGGCGAACACCACGGCGTCGGCGCGATCGAGGGTGTCCACGACGGACGAGATGTCCGACTGCTCGAGATCGCAGAGCACTGCCTGCGCCCCGGTGTCGGCTACCTCGTCTAGATGGTCCGGATTGCGGACCAAGCCGATTGCGCTGTCCCCTCGCGCACTCAACAGCCGTTCGAGCCGAAGTGCGATCTTCCCGTGTCCACCTGCGATCACCACATGCACGTGGATCACCATAATGCCGGTTCAGCCCGGGCGCCGGTCTCTCGGCGCGAGTCTTCGAGACTACTGGGCCAGGACCAGCTCGTAGATCACCTCGTTGAGCCAGAGGCCCGTCACCGTGGCCGCCGGGTCGATCAGATCGGGCCATGCGGGCTGGGCTACGTCCAGGCTCTCGTCCTGCCCTGCGGTCAGCACCGTCACCTCGTGGTCACGGGCGCGCGGCAGACAGTTGTCCTGGAAGTCCGCCAGACCCAGAACGCCGTCGGGCAGCACCATCGCGGCCGGGCAGAACCGCGCGAACGGTGCCACCGAGGCGAGGCCGGTCCGCCAATGCCTGCCCAGTGCGAGCATTCCGGTGATTCGAACGGCAGGCGGCGGCGCCTGAACCGAGAGCTCCGGCCAGACCCACGTCTCGACGGATGCGCGGTCGACCACCGGGGTGAATCCCAGACACAACCGTTCGGCGTGTGCCTCGGGGATCAATTCGGCAACCGGTACGACGCGCCTACCGAAAAGGGTGCAGGCGGGAAGTACGACGCCCCGCCACCCCAGCAGGCCAGCCGCAGCCACCGCCAAATGCTCCGCAGGGGTGGGGAGTGCGACATCCGGCTCGTGCCTGACGGGCAACACGTCGGCATTGTTTCCGGTCGCGTGCCCTGGTGAGCGGTTCACCGACAAGCCTCCTTATCCGATACTTCACGACAATGGGTGAGTCGTGCATTTCTGCTCTTCTCAGAGCAGACGTACCAGTTCGGAAGAATCGGGCGACCGGCTACCGCTCGTCGGTGCGACCGGCGGCGGGGAGCGGTCGATGACCGGTCGATAACCGGTAGGTGGCCTTCAGCCCTACATGCCGCCGTTCGTGTGAGTGCGGTTCGTCAGGTTGGTGGATCGAGCCGAAATCCCGAGCGGCCGAAGTCGGTCCGCGCTAACCGGCGCAGGCCGAATTTCGTCCTGCGCCGAAGCCGATCGGGATCCCTTCCCCACTGTGCGCTTCAGAGTCGTTCTGGCGCGGCAATACCCAACAACGACAGTCCCAAGGTCAGCACCTGGGAGGTCGCCGCCGCAAGGGCGAGTCGCGATTGCCGGACCTCGTCGGGCGTTCCCGGGGCCAGGATCGGGCAGCGCTCCCAGAATGACGAGAACGCGGTGGCGATCTCGTACAGGTGCCCACAGATCCGATGCGGTGCCAACGATTCGACCGCCGAGGACACCGCGGCAGGGAAGCGCAGCAAGGCCAGTGCCAACTCCCGTTCCGCAGGCTCGACGGGCAGGACCGCGGTGTCCGCCGAGGGCCGCTGTCCGGCCTTGCGCAGCACCGAGAGGCTCCGCGTGTTGGCGTACTGAAGGTAGACGGCGGTGTTGCCGTCCATCGCCAGCATCTTGTCCCAGGAGAACAGGTAGTCCTTCTCACGGTCGCCGGAGAGGTCGGCGTACTTCACGGCGCCGATGCCCACCGACCGGGCCACCGAGGCGCGCGCCTCGGCATCGAGCTCGGTGCGCTCCGCGACGACCGCGCCCGCCCGCTCGACGGCCTCGTGCAGGAGTTCCACCAGCTTGACCGAACCGCCCGCCCTGGTGCGGATCGTCTTGCCATCGGAGCCGAGGATCGACCCGAATGCGACGTGTTCGGCCCGGTGCTTCTCGGTCAGCCAGCCCGCCTGCGCTGCGACGGCGAAGACCATGGCGAAGTGCTGTGCCTGCGGGGTGCCCACGACGTAGAGCAGGTCGGTGGCGCCGCGCTCGCCCGCCCAGTAACGAGCGGTCGCCAGGTCGGTGGCCGGATAGCCGTAGCCACCGTCGCTCTTGCGGACGATCAGGGGCAGCCGTTCGCCCTCCCGATTGGTGAAGCCGGGTGGGAAGACGCACACCGCGCCGTCGCTGATCTCGGTCAGTCCCTTGGCCTCCAGCTCGGCGACCGTGTCGGCGAGCATCGGGTTGTAGAAACTCTCGCCGTAGAGGTCCTCGCGGCGCAGGGAGACGCCGAGCAGTTCGTAGACCTCTTCGAAGTGACGGGCCGACTCGTCGACCAGCCCCTGCCACAACGCGAGGGTCTGCTCGTCGCCGCCCTGAAGCAGCACGACCCGCTTCCTGGCCCGGTCTGCGAAGTCCTCGTCACCGTCGAACTTGACGCGCGCCTGCTGATAGAAGCCGTTGAGGTCGCCGATCGCATGTGCCTGCGCCCCGTCGGCCACCCAGCCCTCGTCGATCAGGTGCTCGATGAGCATTCCGAAGGGGGTGCCCCAGTCACCGATGTGGTTGTGCGGGACGACCTCGTGTCCGATGAACTCGAGCAGCCGCCGCAGCGCCTCACCGATGATGGAGGACCGCAGGTGCCCGACGTGCATCTCCTTGGCCACGTTGGGGCTGGAGTAGTCCAGGGCGAATCGACGGGGTTCGTCGACCACTGGCACGCCCGCCCTCGGGTCTGAGAGCAACGCGGTCAGCGCAGAGCCGAGGAAGTCGTCGCGGAGGACGATGTTGATGAACCCGGGGCCCGCGATCTCGGTCTCGGCCACCAGGTCGCCTGCGTCGAGGTTCGAGACCGCCGCCTCGGCGACCTCCCTCGGTTTGCGGCCGAGCTTCTTGGCCAGGCCCATCGCCACATTGCACTGATAGTCGACGCCCGCTCGGTTGGACGGTCGGATCAGGGCTTCCTCGGGGGTGATCGACACGTCGAGTGCCGTCCGCAGCGCGGTCGCGATCCGACCGCCGAGCTCCAACCCGATATCGCCCTGTAGCACCCGGTGTCCTCCGGTTTCTCTTTCGTCGTGGCTTCTGCGCCGATGTCCGAGACAAGTATCCCAGTATCCGAGGGATGCAGGTCGCAGTCACCCCGACAACGGGTTCCGGGCACCCCTACGCCGGGGACACGGGTGAACCCGGATGTTGCGGCGGTGGCGGATTCGCAGACTCGATTGGTGATCAGAACCGAACCGAATGAGACCCGATTCACCACCGACCGCAGGCGAAGGCAGGCCGCGATGCTCCCGCTGGCCTTGGCGCTCGTCGCATCGCTGGCCGTGCCTGCCGCCGCCACCGCCGAACCGGCCGAGGCTGTTTCGCCCAACGCGGAACCTTTACTGACCCTGCCCGAGCCGACCGGCGGGCACCTCGTCGGTTCGACCAGCCTGCACCTGGTCGACGAGAGCCGATCGGACTATTGGCGTCCCGAGGAGGACCGGGAACTCATGGTCGGGCTGTGGTACCCGGCGATCGCACCGACGTCGAAGCGAGCCGAGTACACCTCTGCGGCGGTCTCGGAACGAATAGTCGCAGGCCACGGGGTCGATGCGCCTGGCGACTCGTTGACCAGGGTCGAGACCCATTCGTTCCGGGATGCGATCCCGAGGCCCGCGCGCGGCGGACGCCCGCTGGTGCTGCTGTCGCCGGGTGCCGGGCTCAGCCGCGAGTCGTTGACCTCGTTGGCCGAGGAGCTGGCCTCGCGGGGAAACATCGTCGCCACCATGGATCACAAGTACGAGGCACAGGGAATCGAGTTCCCCGACGGCCGGGTGACCGGGTGCCTGCTGTGCGAGGAGAAGACCTCCCGAGAGCTGGGTGCGGCGATGGCCGAGGGACGGTCGGCGGACGCCTCGTTCGTCATCGACGAGCTCACCGGCCGAGATCCGGCCTGGTGGGCGGGAATGCTGATCGATGAGTCGCGCATCGCCATGGCAGGCCATTCCTTGGGCGGCGCCACGGCGTATCTCGCGATGGCGACCGACAACCGGATCGATGCGGGCGTCAACATGGACGGCACGATCTTCACCACCGTCGCAGGCGAGGGCCTCGATCGTCCGTTCATGCTGTTCGGCGGGCTTCCCCACGACCGACCGGTCGACCACGAGGACTACGACGAGACCTGGGCACGTGAGTGGGCTCATCTGGAAGGCTGGCGACGCTGGATCCAGGTCTGTAACGCCGACCACATGGGTTTCACCGACATCCCGCTGCTGGCCGAGGCCTTCGACATCCCGCCGACCCAGACCCCGCAGTGCGCGGCAGACGAGGTCGGCCTGCCTACCGGAGAACGATCGGTGGAGATCACCCGCGCCTACCTGAGCGAGTTCGTCGACCATCACCTGGCAGGCAAGGAGAGTGACCTGCTA
This Actinoalloteichus hymeniacidonis DNA region includes the following protein-coding sequences:
- a CDS encoding NAD(P)H-binding protein yields the protein MHVVIAGGHGKIALRLERLLSARGDSAIGLVRNPDHLDEVADTGAQAVLCDLEQSDISSVVDTLDRADAVVFAAGAGPGSGAARKESVDRAAAVLLADAAVRAGVRRYLLVSSMGADRADDPGIDPVFAAYLRAKKASEEELRTKDLDWIALRPGSLTDDPGTGLIELAPSVAAGAVPRDDVAAVLLELLDRPTLGGVTAELVGGRTPISTAVAGL
- the argS gene encoding arginine--tRNA ligase, whose translation is MLQGDIGLELGGRIATALRTALDVSITPEEALIRPSNRAGVDYQCNVAMGLAKKLGRKPREVAEAAVSNLDAGDLVAETEIAGPGFINIVLRDDFLGSALTALLSDPRAGVPVVDEPRRFALDYSSPNVAKEMHVGHLRSSIIGEALRRLLEFIGHEVVPHNHIGDWGTPFGMLIEHLIDEGWVADGAQAHAIGDLNGFYQQARVKFDGDEDFADRARKRVVLLQGGDEQTLALWQGLVDESARHFEEVYELLGVSLRREDLYGESFYNPMLADTVAELEAKGLTEISDGAVCVFPPGFTNREGERLPLIVRKSDGGYGYPATDLATARYWAGERGATDLLYVVGTPQAQHFAMVFAVAAQAGWLTEKHRAEHVAFGSILGSDGKTIRTRAGGSVKLVELLHEAVERAGAVVAERTELDAEARASVARSVGIGAVKYADLSGDREKDYLFSWDKMLAMDGNTAVYLQYANTRSLSVLRKAGQRPSADTAVLPVEPAERELALALLRFPAAVSSAVESLAPHRICGHLYEIATAFSSFWERCPILAPGTPDEVRQSRLALAAATSQVLTLGLSLLGIAAPERL
- a CDS encoding alpha/beta hydrolase family protein gives rise to the protein MIRTEPNETRFTTDRRRRQAAMLPLALALVASLAVPAAATAEPAEAVSPNAEPLLTLPEPTGGHLVGSTSLHLVDESRSDYWRPEEDRELMVGLWYPAIAPTSKRAEYTSAAVSERIVAGHGVDAPGDSLTRVETHSFRDAIPRPARGGRPLVLLSPGAGLSRESLTSLAEELASRGNIVATMDHKYEAQGIEFPDGRVTGCLLCEEKTSRELGAAMAEGRSADASFVIDELTGRDPAWWAGMLIDESRIAMAGHSLGGATAYLAMATDNRIDAGVNMDGTIFTTVAGEGLDRPFMLFGGLPHDRPVDHEDYDETWAREWAHLEGWRRWIQVCNADHMGFTDIPLLAEAFDIPPTQTPQCAADEVGLPTGERSVEITRAYLSEFVDHHLAGKESDLLDAPAPDFPEVEFRG